The Candidatus Krumholzibacteriia bacterium genomic interval GGTCCTCCTCCAACTGATGCTGAACGACCCCCGTCTCTGTCAAGGCGTGTCGTAGACCGCGTGGCAGCTGGGCCAGCCGATCGGCCGGTGCGGTGAGCACGAGGGGCGTGTTCTCGATCGGGAACCCCACGCGGGCCGCGATCGACGGGATCCGGGCGAGGGGGACACGATCGGTGCTCAGGGCCAGGTCGGCGCTCGGGAGCAGTTCGACCGGCACGCGCGCGCCCTCGATGTCGACGGGCCCACGGGCCAGGCCCAGGAGGATCTCGGTCGCGTCGCCGTCCGTTCCCGGCCCGATCGAGCTCCAGTCCACGCGGGCGTCCAGGTGTGCGAACCAGTCGTTCACCGGAGCGCGGAGTCGATGCGCCCGTGCGTCGGAGAGTTCGTCGCGGTCCAGGACCACGCGTCGTCCCCGTGAGGGGGTGAAGGCTTGACCGCGGCGGCCGTAGGCCAGGCGCGGCAGGATCCGTTCGGCCGTCATGCGAGGCGTCACGTGCAGCTCGGTGCTGCCGGCGTTGCCGGGGGACTTCCAGCGGCGGACCATGGCCGCGGCCTGCTGACGACGGAGCTCGGCCGCCAGCGCTGCGATCGGTTCGCGCACCACCTGCACGACGAAGCCGTCGGCACCGATCAGGGCTCGTAGATGGCGGCGGACCTGAGCGCCGGCGACACGGCCGTCGCGGCACACGAGACCGCGCGTGGCCTCGGCCAGGGATGGAGGATCGGTCCGGTCGTGGGCGCCGGTCACGAGTGTCTCGGTACGCTCGGGCTCGAGCACCTGGCCCCGGCCGGCGGCGACGACGGCGCGCCACGTGCCGCGATCGTCGATCCCCGGGCCCAACCAGAACAGCATGCGGGGGGAGTTCACGCGAACGCCTCCTTGCGAGCGGCGATGACGCTCGCTTCCTGCGGAACGAGTTTGCGCTGCGCGGCGCCGGCGATGTGGCGCGCGATCAGGGCGGGTTCGGCTGCCGGATGACCGTTGTCCACGATCATGTCCGGGGAGCGCGGAGCCTCGTAGTCCAGATCCAGGCCCACCACGTCGTCGCGTTCGCCACGGAGCGCGGCCAGATAGTGCTGCTCGCGGTCCCGCGTGAGGCACACGTCGAGCGGGGTGGACACGTAGACTTCGAAGTAGCGGTCGAAGCAACGGCGGTTCCGGTCGCGGACGGACTGCTCGATCGAGTTCAGGGCGCAGATCACGTCGAATCCCTGCCTCTCGAGCACGGCGCAGAGATCCGCGGTGCGGGTCTCGCGTCGCGAGCGGGCTTCCCGTGTGAACGACAGCTCGGCGGTGCGACCGTCGACGGCTGCCCGCAGGTCGTCGCCGTCCAGGAGAACCGTCTGCGGTCGTTGTCGTTTCCAGAGGTCGACGAGGACGCGGGCGATGCTGGACTTGCCGGCACCGGACAGTCCGACCAACCAGAGAACCATGGGAAGCCTGCCTGGGTCGCAGCCTTGGATGTCGCATCGAAGCCGGGTGACGCGGTGCCGAGCAAGACCGGCGCCGGTGGGGCAGGACCTTCCCCCGATCCTGGAGGATTTCCCCAAACGGCTGTGGTGTCGTGGGTTGCGGGGGCGAGTCGAGGGGCAGGACTTGCCGCCCCTCGCCGCGTCGCGGGGTCCGTGTCCGGAAAATGGCCGGCGCGTCGGCCGGGGGTGAACGGGAACCGTGCGATCCCGCGGGATCAGCCGGAGGTCTGTCCGAGGACGCGGAGCACGGCGTCCTCGAGGTCCCGTTCGTCGCCGTCGGCGTATCCCTGGTGACGCCAGGCGATGGTCCCGTCGGGGGCGATCAGGAAGGTGGTGGGGAGGACCCGGACGCCGAGGGCCTCGCCTCCGGCGCGGTCGGGATCGCGCAACGCCGGGAAGGTGAATCCCTTGTCCTCGAACCAGGGCTCGATCCGATCGACCATGCGTTCGGAGTCCCAGCTCACCGCCCACAATTGCACGCCCCGATCGGCGTACTCCGCGCGGAGGGCGTCGTAGGCGGGCATGGCCTTCTTGCAGGGCGCGCACCACGTGGCCCAGAAGTCCAGGATCACGGGCCCACGCTCCAGGGCGTCGGCGAGGCGGTGCTCCCCCCCGTCGAGATCGACGAACACCAGCTCGGAAGGCGTGACCGTCGCGGTGTCCTCCGTGGCTTCCCCGTTCGCCGTCGTGGTGAGCCCCTCGATCCACGAGCGGGGTGCGAGGAGCGCGACCAGGGCCAGCACCACGAGCACCAGCGAGATCCGCAACGACCAGTTCGAGCGCATGGATCCGACCTCCGGGGAACGACCTCGAGCAACAGGGTAACCCCGTCTTCCGGTCCTGCGTAGGCCCGTCTTTCCAAGCACCCGCGCGGGGTTTACCATCGCCGCTCCGCCGGCGTTCCCTCGCGTGGCGTCGGCTCCAGTCCCCATCCCGGAGACAACGATGCGCGATCGGTTCCGCTTCCGCCCGGCCCTCGTCGTCCTCGTCGCTCTCGTCGTGCTGGCCCCGGCCGAGGCCCCGGCGCAGACCGAGTTCGATCTCCTGAACCTCTACCGCGACGAGATCAGCCGCCTGGTCGACGCACCGGGTGCCTCCCGGAGCGTGGCCGCGGGCCGGATCAACCCGGCCGCCTGGGCGGTGCAGGGTCGGGGTGGTGTCTACTTCGGATGGGAGGACTTCGAGAACGACACTTCGGTCGACGACTGGATCGGTGTGGCT includes:
- a CDS encoding adenylyl-sulfate kinase, yielding MVLWLVGLSGAGKSSIARVLVDLWKRQRPQTVLLDGDDLRAAVDGRTAELSFTREARSRRETRTADLCAVLERQGFDVICALNSIEQSVRDRNRRCFDRYFEVYVSTPLDVCLTRDREQHYLAALRGERDDVVGLDLDYEAPRSPDMIVDNGHPAAEPALIARHIAGAAQRKLVPQEASVIAARKEAFA
- a CDS encoding TlpA disulfide reductase family protein; the protein is MRSNWSLRISLVLVVLALVALLAPRSWIEGLTTTANGEATEDTATVTPSELVFVDLDGGEHRLADALERGPVILDFWATWCAPCKKAMPAYDALRAEYADRGVQLWAVSWDSERMVDRIEPWFEDKGFTFPALRDPDRAGGEALGVRVLPTTFLIAPDGTIAWRHQGYADGDERDLEDAVLRVLGQTSG